The segment TAATATGGTATTTCAACCTTGTCTATATATCCAGAAATCACAATATCTTGATTGGCTTCTATTTGCTGTTTTTTATCCTCCGAAACATCATCACGAGTATCAAATGCACCTATAAAAAGCAATTTAGATTTAACATTTGAATGAGACTTCTGAAACATTTCAAAAGCATCCACAAGCTCAGGAATTCCCTTATCATTGCATATACGTCCGCAAAATCCGAAAATAACATTAACATTTACTAAACCCAACTTTTCTTTCAAAAAAGTAAGTTTATCTTTATCAATCAACGAAGGATTAAAAATATTGTGTGCATCAACACCTCCACATGTACCATGTCCTATAACATATTGTTTCTCGGCTTCGTTTAATCCGTCAGCTACAGCAAGTTTTGATAAAGAATGACTTACATTAATCACACTTGTAGCAAGCGATGCAACAAACTTTTCTTCTGCCTTAAATATCGTGTGTTTTAATCCTTTCATTGTGGTATAGATCAATCCATGACGATAATACACACGATTCTTAACGCCACACAATCTTGCTGCAATCATGGCACACAAAGCTCCGACTGGTGTATGCCCAAACACAGCATCCGCCTTTTCCTTACGTATAAGTGAACAAATACTTTTTACAGCTTTAACTATCGCCATTGGCGATACGCTACGAGGGATATTTAATGGTACGAATCGCACACCGTTACGCTTGCAGAACGCATCCGTGTTAGGTGCATCACTCGACACTACAACTATTTCATATCCTTGATCTGTAAGATACTTGAACTGCCCATCAAAAAAACTTTCAGCAGTGCCAAATATCGAAAACACATGAATGAGTTTCATAATATACTATTTCTTATAGCTTCTACAATGTAGACCTTTTTGAATTAAAACAGAGTCTATTTTTTTCATAATGTATACTGATTGGGATGTCAGCCAATTATTTATAGGTTTGCAAATAAAAATACGCCCCTTATCAAGCATTATACAGCAAACATAAAACAACATAACGTAAGATATCATACCTATACAAGCATAACCCTCAGACCACTCTGCAGACATATATTTTAATGGCACAAAAAAGTAATGACTACCAAAAGGTCCCATATGAATAATATAAACAGCAAGTACAGATGCAGAAATCCAATTAATTGATTTAGATTGAATTTTCCAAGTCATTGTCCATTTAAAGTAAAGCACACTGGCTATCATTACTGCTGGACTATTATAACGCATTGAAAATATTATAGCAAAAGGCGGAAACAATATCTTTATGGCATGCATCACGACCATTATTACACTAAACGATAACCATTTTACCCCCCCCATTTTAATATTCGGAACTGTAGACAAATACATTCCAAGATAGTAGATAACGAAGAAATGCAAAGCACTATAGCCATCGATTGTTACCTCAGGTGCTTGATGCATATAACCTATATAAACATCTATTAGTATGAGTCCAATCAAAGACAATATGCGCTGTCGCGAATTCTGATGCTCAAAGGCAATATTAAGTATTGGAGCAAATAAGAATAAAGCAAAATAGGCTATCATAAACCAATAACCAGACCCTGTCAATGAGAAAATAGTCTTTTTTCCAATATCCATCATTGTTCCATCAAGAAACAAATATGAAAGAGTAGTGAGTACAAGCATCCAAAAGGCACACTGTGTGTAAAGATTGAAAAAACTCTTCCATGATTGACGAATGCGGAAATACCCACTTATCATAACAAAACAATTAACAGCTGTAATGCTCATACACATCAGTAATACCCGCAAATCATTTGCTATACTAAAGTCTGATGTATGTAACTGCGGATAACAAGTTTGCAACACATGATTTGTCACGACCCCCAACATACAAAGAATGCGGAGTAATTCAAAATTTGATTGTCTAACTTTTGCTGTCATTATTCTTATTTATTATTCTTGGTTTTTGCAACACTACAGTAGCATAGTCTGGAATGTCCTCTACCACTACACAATTAGCACCAACATGCACATGATTGCCTATTTTTACATTTGGCAGTACTTTAGCACCTGCTCCCAATTCAACATAGTCGCCGATTACTACTCCACCTCCAGCTATTGTAACCTGATGATAGATAATACAACCTCGCCCGATTCTTACATCACTGCCTACAATTATTCCATTTGGACCATGTGGCAAATAGGGGGGGGTAATTGCTTCCATTCCTCTGTTGAATGATGTACCAAACGAACAGTTATGTTTGTTGTCTACACGTTTTATCCAAAACAGATAGTATGCTTTAAGTAGAGGATTTACTTTCACTTGTGAATTAGTAACAATAAATTGTCTGCGCCAATATTTATCAGCATCAAATCCCGACAAGCATACCATCAGACGACGTGTAATCCAAGGTAAATGCTTGCCTCCATTTGAGGTATCAGTCAACCAATACAACAACTTTCTTATCATATTTTTTAATGTATGGCAATATTTAAAAGCCGTAATCTTACATTTTATATCACATATTCTCAATTATGATATTTAAGAATATACATGCTATCTTAAAACAAATATATAAAGTTTATCATTAGATATACTTTTAGCTTAAATCAATACACTTTTTAGACATATCTCTCCTTGACTACAAATAATCTTTATAGTCTAAATTAGCCTTTACTATGCTTAACAGCATACAATATTGTTTTAATCTCCACAAGTTTTAAAGGAATACATTCCATTTGTCATTTTTTTTATTAACAATATCTATTTCATTATTATTCTATATATCCATGCAATTATTGAAGGATAATACAGATAGCCACTGATTAACAACCTATGCGATAATTTTACTTTTGAGCATTTTATTGCATCACAAGCATTCTCTTCAAAAAGTTTTCTACAAAAAGCTTTTTCTTCCTTTGTAAGACTTCCTTGTATACATGCATTTAACAAAGGTAAGCAAAATCTCCATTGTGATATTTTAGTAAGCAATACTTCATTTTTCTCGTAAAAAAATGCTATACGCTCTTTATAGGCGTCTACAAAATCCAACTTTAGTTTCTTCTTTTGACTTGCAGTTATACTATTCTCATTATCATAATAATAGTAAAATTTAGACTTAGTAACCACTATTTTATCTGCTTTATAATAAAGTTTCCAAGTAGTAAAATCATCCTCATTAACCCTTCCTACAGGCATCCTTACATTCTGCCACAACTTAGAGGAGTATAGTTTTCCACATACAATAATATTTTGCTTGTTAGAATAAAATATTGAATTTCCTAAATAGATTTCCACATTTCTTTTTATTTTAATGTTAGGAAAAACATCTTTTTTTCCTCGAAAATAAGAGCATTGTACTAGTTCTGCATTGTATTGATTAGCTATATCTAACATAGTTGTTAAAGTCTCACAATGAAGATAATCATCACTATCCAAAAAAAAGACATAATCTCCATTCATTACATCAAGAGCAGCATTACGAGCACTTGACAGTCCTCCATTCGATTTATGAATAACTTTAATGCGACTATCTTGTTCAGCATATTTATCACAAATATAGGGACAATTATCAGGTGAACCGTCGTTTACAAGGATAATTTCAAGGTTATGATAAGTCTGTTTCAGCAAACTATTTACACATCTACAGAGATACTTTTCAACATTGTAAACTGGTACTATAATAGAAATCAATGAAGATTTTTTCATATCTTTAATAGTTATTTATTATATTTTTAAATATTTCGGATAACTGCTTATGCACAGCTTTGCGACTATGATTTTTCTTAGCACAATCCATAGCTTTTTGAGTATATTCTAATATTATTTGAGGATTAGCTAGCAATTCTCTTAGTTTGGGCTCAATTCTATCATAAGATGGAATACAAATCCCTGCATCTTGTTCGGAGAGATATTCATAACCTGTTTGTTTCTCCCAACATATAGCCATGACAGCACATCCAGAGGATAATAAATCTATAATTTTTGTCGAGAACGAGTACTTAGTAGCTAGCATATTTACTCGATCAAACGATTCTACATGCAATGCTATATCTGCATGATTATATATTTTCACAAGTTGATCTGGAGTTACTCCTCCCTTCACATATACAGAGTTTTCTTCACTGAGAACTTTTCGCTGCTTTTTAGTTAATTTGTCCATAGTATAGATATATAATCTTATTTTTTCACCTTCTTGATTAATCTTTTTTATCGCTTTTCCAATAGCCGCTAATGTTTTCCACCTATTACAATATAACCTACCAGCATAAACTACCTTAATAGGCATATCAATTGAAGACTTATTATGATTACTTATATAAGAAGAACACTTAAATAAGACTGATGTAGAAAGTTTATATTTTTGACTATAGAGCAATGTCTGTCTTTTAGAATGAGCAAAATAATGAGAATATATAGCTACGTTCTTCTCAAACATCTTAGTGATGAAATAACGGCGAATCCAAAAGAAAGGAGATAAAGAAAAACAATCATAACCAATTTCATTATCGCCTGTAAAGGGTACAATAGGTTTTCCACATAAACGATAAATAATCTTCTCTAAGCGTAAAAATTTTGGACTAACTTTGCGAGGAGAAAAAACAATATCGGGCTTAAAATCATCAATAAATGACTTCAAAGCCTCCTCATTATATCTACCCATACACCAAATAGCGTCACGTAACATCATCATTGGTGTATGTATTATAATTGATATTTTTTTTAAATAATGATATATCCCTTGGTGTTGTGCCACCATTTCCGAACAAGAACTATCATTATTTGTAATGCGGCCTGCTCGTTTACCAACAAGTGAGATAAACATATCTTTATCTGTCACTTGAAAATAACGATTACATATCTTATTATTAGGTAGACCAGGACTTAAATACACAGTAGCATACTCAGCATTAAATCCTGTAAACCAATTAGTTAAAACCCCATTACCAAAAACATAATCATTCCAAACCTCATCTACTAATATTAATATCCTCACTTTTATAAACTTTTATATAACATTTTAAATAACCTTCTACCATACGATCTACAGAGTAAAGATAGTGAGACTTCTCAATATTTATAGTGTTAATCTTTTTGTATTTTATCATCTCAATGATAGCATCATGTAACAGTTTTACATTTGCATAATCTACAAATCGGCTATATTCTTTTATTGAAATAGTTTCAGGAGCACCTGCTTTAAATCCCACTACAGGTGTGCCACAGCAAAGAGATTCTGCACACACCATCGAAAAGGTCTCTCTTTCACTCGTAAGCAATGTCAAATTAGCCATGGTGTAGTAATCAGCAAGCTCACGTTGATCTTTAGTAAATGCTACAGGAATAACATTCTCAGGTAGATTACTCGTATCACCTCTATACCCAACAATTATAATCTTGGCTTCAGGTAAAGATTCTTTGATTTCTTTTGCAATCTCTAGCACATATTTACCTCCTTTTATTGGAGAAAAAAAGTTTGGTGTAACATGCAAAAGAATGGGCTGACTTTCAGTAAGCTGATGTTTTTCAAGTAAATAGTCATAGTTTCGAGGTGAAAACACATCAGTATTGAGTCCATTACCCACAACGAAACTTTGATTACTTTTGAAAAAAGGTGAATCACTAATACGATCAACAAGCCATGGTGAAACACCTGTAATTATAAGTTTACCAAAACCAGAGTAAGCCTTCTGTAAATGCATCCAATATCTATGTGTTTTTTGTGGAACAAACGAATACGGTAACATTGAATAACTCTTGCCTATTTGTTCACAATCATTACACCCTATTTTCCATTTTTCACAAGAGAGCGCATGTCCACATCCACCTGTATAGAGAAACTCAGCATGGTTAGATATTACTGTTGCTATATTGTTTTCTTTCAGGAAAGATATTGTTTCAGCTACATTAATACTATTAGCATTCACGCAATGTAAATTTACTACATCAGGCTTCCATTCCTTTATTACAGAAAATAGGTGATGTGTACTAATGGGTGCACATTCATAACCCCGACCAGTAAATTTACTGCATAACGATTGTATTTTTTGCACAAAAGGCGAAGCTAAAAGTGTAGCATAATCAGAATTATGCTGTTTCCCACGACCAAAACATAACTTCACTTCATGCCCATGCTCGATCAAACCTCTACACAAATCAAGCATTATCTTTCCCGTACTACCAAATCCAAACACACAGTTTACCAATAATATTTTCATAATAATAGAGTTAGTTATATAAGATTTAATTTTCTTGCATCAGGATTGTGTTCCCAATAATCTTCCCAGTAAAAAACATATGGATGAGTACGTACACCTGCTTGTTTAGAAAGATATGTAAAGTTTAGCAGCCCAAAACAAATTAAAGAAAACACAAACACCTGAGCATTAATGCTTTTGACTTTAAAAAGATTCGGAATGAGAAGAATTGAAAAGAAGGTAAAATAAATTATTATTCTAAAAAAAGCAGGATTTAACTTTGCAATAGGAGTTAGCACAATTGAAAATAAAATAAATAATAACCAAGTTTTATTTGATGAATCCATCTTATTATAGTAATAAATACTAAAAATAGCTATTAAGAAATTAAGAATTGTTCTAAAGACACCTCCTGTGTCTTGTGCTTCATATTTTTTATCAAAGAATATTTCAACATAAGGAAACATTAATG is part of the Bacteroides coprosuis DSM 18011 genome and harbors:
- a CDS encoding glycosyl transferase group 1 (COGs: COG0438 Glycosyltransferase~InterPro IPR001296~KEGG: afw:Anae109_2631 glycosyl transferase group 1~PFAM: Glycosyl transferase, group 1~SPTR: Glycosyl transferase group 1 protein;~IMG reference gene:2504107572~PFAM: Glycosyl transferases group 1) codes for the protein MKLIHVFSIFGTAESFFDGQFKYLTDQGYEIVVVSSDAPNTDAFCKRNGVRFVPLNIPRSVSPMAIVKAVKSICSLIRKEKADAVFGHTPVGALCAMIAARLCGVKNRVYYRHGLIYTTMKGLKHTIFKAEEKFVASLATSVINVSHSLSKLAVADGLNEAEKQYVIGHGTCGGVDAHNIFNPSLIDKDKLTFLKEKLGLVNVNVIFGFCGRICNDKGIPELVDAFEMFQKSHSNVKSKLLFIGAFDTRDDVSEDKKQQIEANQDIVISGYIDKVEIPYYYSMLDVFVFPSHREGFGMCVLEASAMEKPILNSRAHGCVDAIVEHKTGEYIDLSAESICEGMGKMLDVNLRNILGKNGRKCVLEWYDFKVMWPLVDDLYKKILR
- a CDS encoding hypothetical protein (KEGG: bfs:BF2792 putative transmembrane protein~SPTR: Putative transmembrane protein;~IMG reference gene:2504107573~PFAM: Acyltransferase family), which translates into the protein MTAKVRQSNFELLRILCMLGVVTNHVLQTCYPQLHTSDFSIANDLRVLLMCMSITAVNCFVMISGYFRIRQSWKSFFNLYTQCAFWMLVLTTLSYLFLDGTMMDIGKKTIFSLTGSGYWFMIAYFALFLFAPILNIAFEHQNSRQRILSLIGLILIDVYIGYMHQAPEVTIDGYSALHFFVIYYLGMYLSTVPNIKMGGVKWLSFSVIMVVMHAIKILFPPFAIIFSMRYNSPAVMIASVLYFKWTMTWKIQSKSINWISASVLAVYIIHMGPFGSHYFFVPLKYMSAEWSEGYACIGMISYVMLFYVCCIMLDKGRIFICKPINNWLTSQSVYIMKKIDSVLIQKGLHCRSYKK
- a CDS encoding transferase hexapeptide repeat containing protein (COGs: COG1045 Serine acetyltransferase~InterPro IPR001451~KEGG: afn:Acfer_0572 serine acetyltransferase-like protein~PFAM: Bacterial transferase hexapeptide repeat~SPTR: Putative uncharacterized protein;~IMG reference gene:2504107574~PFAM: Bacterial transferase hexapeptide (three repeats)), whose amino-acid sequence is MIRKLLYWLTDTSNGGKHLPWITRRLMVCLSGFDADKYWRRQFIVTNSQVKVNPLLKAYYLFWIKRVDNKHNCSFGTSFNRGMEAITPPYLPHGPNGIIVGSDVRIGRGCIIYHQVTIAGGGVVIGDYVELGAGAKVLPNVKIGNHVHVGANCVVVEDIPDYATVVLQKPRIINKNNDSKS
- a CDS encoding glycosyl transferase family 2 (COGs: COG0463 Glycosyltransferase involved in cell wall biogenesis~InterPro IPR001173~KEGG: cbe:Cbei_4632 glycosyl transferase family protein~PFAM: Glycosyl transferase, family 2~SPTR: Putative uncharacterized protein;~IMG reference gene:2504107575~PFAM: Glycosyl transferase family 2) translates to MKKSSLISIIVPVYNVEKYLCRCVNSLLKQTYHNLEIILVNDGSPDNCPYICDKYAEQDSRIKVIHKSNGGLSSARNAALDVMNGDYVFFLDSDDYLHCETLTTMLDIANQYNAELVQCSYFRGKKDVFPNIKIKRNVEIYLGNSIFYSNKQNIIVCGKLYSSKLWQNVRMPVGRVNEDDFTTWKLYYKADKIVVTKSKFYYYYDNENSITASQKKKLKLDFVDAYKERIAFFYEKNEVLLTKISQWRFCLPLLNACIQGSLTKEEKAFCRKLFEENACDAIKCSKVKLSHRLLISGYLYYPSIIAWIYRIIMK
- a CDS encoding hypothetical protein (COGs: COG0438 Glycosyltransferase~KEGG: pph:Ppha_0556 hypothetical protein~SPTR: Putative uncharacterized protein;~IMG reference gene:2504107576), which codes for MRILILVDEVWNDYVFGNGVLTNWFTGFNAEYATVYLSPGLPNNKICNRYFQVTDKDMFISLVGKRAGRITNNDSSCSEMVAQHQGIYHYLKKISIIIHTPMMMLRDAIWCMGRYNEEALKSFIDDFKPDIVFSPRKVSPKFLRLEKIIYRLCGKPIVPFTGDNEIGYDCFSLSPFFWIRRYFITKMFEKNVAIYSHYFAHSKRQTLLYSQKYKLSTSVLFKCSSYISNHNKSSIDMPIKVVYAGRLYCNRWKTLAAIGKAIKKINQEGEKIRLYIYTMDKLTKKQRKVLSEENSVYVKGGVTPDQLVKIYNHADIALHVESFDRVNMLATKYSFSTKIIDLLSSGCAVMAICWEKQTGYEYLSEQDAGICIPSYDRIEPKLRELLANPQIILEYTQKAMDCAKKNHSRKAVHKQLSEIFKNIINNY
- a CDS encoding glycosyl transferase group 1 (COGs: COG0438 Glycosyltransferase~InterPro IPR001296~KEGG: eat:EAT1b_1197 glycosyl transferase group 1~PFAM: Glycosyl transferase, group 1~SPTR: Putative glycosyltransferase;~IMG reference gene:2504107577~PFAM: Glycosyl transferases group 1) is translated as MKILLVNCVFGFGSTGKIMLDLCRGLIEHGHEVKLCFGRGKQHNSDYATLLASPFVQKIQSLCSKFTGRGYECAPISTHHLFSVIKEWKPDVVNLHCVNANSINVAETISFLKENNIATVISNHAEFLYTGGCGHALSCEKWKIGCNDCEQIGKSYSMLPYSFVPQKTHRYWMHLQKAYSGFGKLIITGVSPWLVDRISDSPFFKSNQSFVVGNGLNTDVFSPRNYDYLLEKHQLTESQPILLHVTPNFFSPIKGGKYVLEIAKEIKESLPEAKIIIVGYRGDTSNLPENVIPVAFTKDQRELADYYTMANLTLLTSERETFSMVCAESLCCGTPVVGFKAGAPETISIKEYSRFVDYANVKLLHDAIIEMIKYKKINTINIEKSHYLYSVDRMVEGYLKCYIKVYKSEDINISR